DNA sequence from the Halorussus limi genome:
GCGGTCGCTGGTTCACCGGGACGGACTCGCGCTCGTCGCGTCGACGCTCGTCGGGTTCGCGGCGATGCGCGACCTGACGGTCGGCCGCGCCGAGGGACTGCTGCTGGTGGGGTTGCTGGTCGTCTACACCGGTTACCTGTTCCGCGCGGAGTCCGGAGGCGACGTAGCTGACGACGGGGAGTCGTCGGCCGAAGCGTCGTCTAACGGCGGTCGGGAGTCACCGGAAACGACCGACAGCGGCCGAGACTCGACCGACGCGTTCGCCGTCGAGCGGAACGCCTCGTGGGGCCGAGACGCGGTCCCGCTGGTCGTCGGACTGGCCGTCGTACTGGTGAGCGGCCACTACATGGTCGAGGCGGCGACCGCACTCGCTCGCGGAGCGGGCGTCTCGGAGTGGGTCATCGGCGGGACGATAGTGGCGGCCGGTACCTCCACCCCGGAGTTCGCGGTGTCGCTGGTTGCGCTGCGGCGCGGCCGCCTCGGCGTGTCGGTTGGGAACGTCGTCGGCAGTAACCTCTTCAACCTGTTCGGCATCCTCGGACTCGGCGCCCTGATACGTCCGCTGGCGGTCTCTGGGGCGGCGATAGAGAGCAT
Encoded proteins:
- a CDS encoding calcium/sodium antiporter translates to MVWGTVFGQVGVIVASVLGLWLGARLLVDSAVRLARRAGLSELAIGLTVVAIGTSTPELVVTVDAALTGASDIAVGNVVGSNIYNLAFILGVVSLFRVVPIERSLVHRDGLALVASTLVGFAAMRDLTVGRAEGLLLVGLLVVYTGYLFRAESGGDVADDGESSAEASSNGGRESPETTDSGRDSTDAFAVERNASWGRDAVPLVVGLAVVLVSGHYMVEAATALARGAGVSEWVIGGTIVAAGTSTPEFAVSLVALRRGRLGVSVGNVVGSNLFNLFGILGLGALIRPLAVSGAAIESMAWLTVVVVVMVAALWSGRRLSRAEGGLFALSEAVRWALGLAGITG